CGAGGACCTCGTCGGCCTGCCGCCCGGCTTTTCCGACCCCGGCGGCCTCGCCGCGGCCACCGCCTTCGTCACCCAGGTGGCGCCGACCTTCTCGCTGCGGGGCGGCACCCGCGAAATCATGCGCGGCCTCACGGCCCGCGGCCTGGGCCTGAGGTGACCGCGATGGACCTGGCCAGCATCATCGGCGATCAGCTCGCCCGGCTTCTCACCGAACATGTCGACCGCAAGACGCTCGCGGCGGCCGAGGCCGGCGCCTGGTCCGCCGCGCTCTGGGACGCGGTCGCGGCCTTCGAGCTGCCGCGCGCCCTCGTCGCGGAGGAGCAGGGCGGCCACGGGCTCGCCTGGTCCGATGCTGGTGCCGTGCTGCATCTGGCCGGCCGCTTCGCCGCGCCGATCCCGCTCGGCGAGACCATGATCGCGGCGGCCCTGCTCGCCGAGGCCGGCATCGCCATCCCCGACGGCGCCATGACCATTGCCGACGGCCGGCCGCTCGCCCTGACCGAGGGCCGGCTCGACGGCCGCCTGCCGGCGGTGGCCTTCGGCCGGTCGGCCGGCCATCTCGTCACGGTGACGGGGCCGAAGGACGCCGCGCGGCTCTGCCTCGTCGATCTCGGTGCGGCGGAGACCGAACCGCTGAACAGCACCGGGCGCGACGGCCGGGACGATGTGGTGCTGCGCGGCATCCAACCGGTGGCAACAGCCCCGGCCGGGCCCGGCGGCGCGCAGCGGATCCTCGTTCTCGGCGCGCTGATGCGGGCGAGCCAGATCGCCGGCGCGCTCCGCAAGCTGCTCGACCTCTCCGTCGATTACGCCAATACGCGCCAGCAGTTCGGCCGGCCGATCGGTCGGTTCCAGGCCATCCAGCAATCGCTGGCCCAACTCGTCGCCGAGGTCGCGGCGGCGGAAGTCGCCGCGATCACCGGCTGGCGCGCGCTCGACCGGGACGCGGCGCGGCCCGACGCGGCCAGCTTCGAGGCGGCGGTCGCGCGCATCCGCACGAGCGAGGCGGCCAGGATCGGCGCCGCGGTCGCCCACCAGGTGCATGGCGCGATCGGCGTCACCGACGAGCATATGCTGCACTATTTCACCCGCCGCCTCTGGCTCTGGCGCCTGGAGTTCGGCGCCGAATCCTGGTGGGCCGAGGAGCTCGGCGCACGCGTGCTGGCCGCCGGCGGCGACCGGCTCTGGCCCCTCCTGACACGAGACGACATGCCATGACCTCATTCCTCGACATTTCCCGCGACGGCGCGATCGTCACCCTGACGATGAACCGGCCGGAGGAGCGCAACGCCATTTCCGACGTGGAAAGCTGCGACGAGTTCGTCGAGGCCTGCCGCGCGATCACTGCTGACACCTCGATCGCGGCGGTGATCCTCACCGGCGCCGGCGCCTCCTTCAGCGCCGGCGGCAACCTGAAGAAGATGCGCGACCGGTCCGGCTTCGCGCCGCGCGAGAACCCGATTGCGACGCGCAACAGCTACCGGCGCAGCGTCCAGCGCATCCCGCTTGCCCTCTATGACCTGGAAGTACCGGTCATCGCCGCCGTCAACGGCCATGCCATCGGCGTCGGCCTCGATCTCGCCTGCATGTGCGACATCCGCATCGCGTCCGACAAGGCGGTCTTCGCCGAAAGCTTCGTCAAGCTCGGCATCATCCCTGGCGACGGCGGCGCCTGGCTGCTGCCGCGTGTCGTCGGCATGTCCAAGGCGGCCGAGATGACCTTCACCGGCGACACCCTGTCGGCGGAGGAGGCCAAGGCCTGCGGCCTCGTGTCCAAGGTGGTGCCGCATGACGAGCTGATGCCGGAGGCGCGTGCGCTTGCCGGGCGGATCGCCGCCAATCCGGCAACCGCCCTGCGCTTCTCCAAGCGGCTGCTGCGCGAGGGCCAGCATGTCAGGCTCGACACGCTGCTCGAGCTCTCCGCCGCCTTCCAGGCCATGGCGCATGAAACCGAGGACCACCGCGAGGCGGTGGACGCCTGGCTCGAGAAGCGCAAGCCGGTGTTCCGCGGCCGTTAGGAAATGGCGAATAGTGAGTGGCGAGTGGCGAGTGGCGGGTCGGGGCACGGAGGACGTGGTTCCCTCGCGGCCGGACCCTGCTCCGCTATTCGCCACTCGCCATTCGCTATTCGCCAACTCCGGGGGCCGAAGTGTTCGAACGTCAGAACGTCGCCGACATGGCGGGCTATGTGCCCGGAGCGCAGCCCGATGGCCTGGTCGTCGCCAAACTCAACACCAACGAGAACCCCTATCCGCCGGCGCCCGCCGTGATGGCCGCGCTCGGCACGATCGACCCGGATGCGCTGCGTCGCTATCCGGACCCGATGGCACGCAGCTTCCGTGCGGCCGCCGCCCGCCTCCATGGCGTCACGCCGGACCATGTCATCGCCACCAATGGCGGCGACGAGCTCCTGCGCCTTGCCTTCACCACCTTTCTCGACCCCGGCGGCGTGGTCGGCCTCGCGGATCCCAGCTATTCCCTCTATCCGGTCCTCGCCGCCATTCAGGGCAGCCGGCTCTGTCGCGTACCGCTCGAGGCCGACTGGTCGACGGCGCCCGACATGGCCGCCGTGTGGAACCGGGCGGGAGCGCGGCTCGCCGTCCTCGTCAATCCGCATGCCCCGTCCGGCCGACTCGCCACGGTCGACGAGATCGTCGCCGTCGCCCGGACCTTCGCAGGCGTGCTGCTGGTCGACGAGGCCTATGTCGACTTCGTCGATCCAGCCCTCGGTCACGACGTGCTGCCGGTCGTCCGCAGCCTGCCGAACGTCATGCTGCTGCGCACGATGAGCAAGGGCTATTCGCTCGCCGGCCTGCGCTTCGCCTATGGGCTCGGCGCCCCCGC
This portion of the bacterium YEK0313 genome encodes:
- the acrC_1 gene encoding Acryloyl-CoA reductase (NADH) encodes the protein MDLASIIGDQLARLLTEHVDRKTLAAAEAGAWSAALWDAVAAFELPRALVAEEQGGHGLAWSDAGAVLHLAGRFAAPIPLGETMIAAALLAEAGIAIPDGAMTIADGRPLALTEGRLDGRLPAVAFGRSAGHLVTVTGPKDAARLCLVDLGAAETEPLNSTGRDGRDDVVLRGIQPVATAPAGPGGAQRILVLGALMRASQIAGALRKLLDLSVDYANTRQQFGRPIGRFQAIQQSLAQLVAEVAAAEVAAITGWRALDRDAARPDAASFEAAVARIRTSEAARIGAAVAHQVHGAIGVTDEHMLHYFTRRLWLWRLEFGAESWWAEELGARVLAAGGDRLWPLLTRDDMP
- the paaF_1 gene encoding 2,3-dehydroadipyl-CoA hydratase, with amino-acid sequence MTSFLDISRDGAIVTLTMNRPEERNAISDVESCDEFVEACRAITADTSIAAVILTGAGASFSAGGNLKKMRDRSGFAPRENPIATRNSYRRSVQRIPLALYDLEVPVIAAVNGHAIGVGLDLACMCDIRIASDKAVFAESFVKLGIIPGDGGAWLLPRVVGMSKAAEMTFTGDTLSAEEAKACGLVSKVVPHDELMPEARALAGRIAANPATALRFSKRLLREGQHVRLDTLLELSAAFQAMAHETEDHREAVDAWLEKRKPVFRGR
- the hisC gene encoding Histidinol-phosphate aminotransferase, translating into MFERQNVADMAGYVPGAQPDGLVVAKLNTNENPYPPAPAVMAALGTIDPDALRRYPDPMARSFRAAAARLHGVTPDHVIATNGGDELLRLAFTTFLDPGGVVGLADPSYSLYPVLAAIQGSRLCRVPLEADWSTAPDMAAVWNRAGARLAVLVNPHAPSGRLATVDEIVAVARTFAGVLLVDEAYVDFVDPALGHDVLPVVRSLPNVMLLRTMSKGYSLAGLRFAYGLGAPALIAPMLTKTKDSYNVDAISQKLAETALDHRAHAAAGWALIRAERARLAAALAARGLASAASQTNFLLADVPATVPGGAAELHRRLQDEGIFVRWFDQDGLRQRLRITIGSADENTALLAAIDRLTAPG